In Caloenas nicobarica isolate bCalNic1 chromosome 6, bCalNic1.hap1, whole genome shotgun sequence, the DNA window TTTTAAGTCCTAGGGAGAAAGAAGTCAAAAGAAGATGATTACAAATCAGCACGTGGAGGCAAAAGATGTCATACCAAAGTAGAGAACCTTAAGCCctagcaaaaaaacctcaactaTAAAACGCTGCAGGCAGATTGACCAGCAACTTCAGAAAATCCTTTGATCTCGCAGACCAAACGTCCGATTTTTGCCTGGGAGGATCTGTAAAACCACGTACAATATTTTTGCTGTGCCACATGAGGATCAGAGGaccctgtgtctgtgtgtgtgcaggtcAGGAACACCACACACCTCCCAGTCAAGGCCTCGTGTTTAACCCTGAGCTTGCAGCTCGCTCCTGCCTGGGCACCCAAACCCAGCGCGGCCTTGTCCTGAGCCTGGCTTTAGAACCAAGGGACGGACATCTACATGAACAAGCACAGCACAAACTTCTTTGTAAGGCCCGTGCAATATTTAAAACATCAGTACTAACACTTTAGAGAACAGCGACTCTTGGGACAAGCTTACTTTTTCTCAAGCTGCTCAGAATTACACTAGTACAGGcatgtatttttgaaaatcttcCAAAAGTAAAGAAATCTTCCCAGGAATCCAAGACAGCTCATTCACTTAAACGCCTATCACACACACTGATTTTTACAAGCAATGAAATTAATTCCCAAACTATCTGCTGGTCCAGAAAAATCGTTGGAACTGACCTAAGCAACTCAATTTTGCCTTAACAAAAATTCAATTGAACCGGttagcagaaataaaagatcTTCAAGGACTATAAGGAAAAGCTATTCTAAATAAACATTTGACTTTCATTTCAGCTTATAGGTATTGTTGCCCATTTCAAACGTCATCACGTCTGGAGATTTAGCAGAATATACTGAAAACATCCTGTTGTAAAACAATGGGCACATTTACTGTTAGGTGGGTGCTTTCGGAGCACAGAAACAGTCTCCCAACACGAATCAAGGGTGTTCATTGTGCTTGGACTTCCAGACTTCCTTAATTTCAAATTTGGTTTGTTAACAATTTCTGCATCTTCTCTTAAAGATTACAAAACAGAAGATGCAACTCTGTTTAGCGACTGCAACAGACTGAAGAGTACATCTCTAAAATTCTAATTCTGACAATGGCAACAGTTCCCCCACGCCACATTTAACAATCCACCACAACCAAGAAAGCCAGACCTACTTTATTAGAATTtattaaacataattttaatttaaatatcaACAATTAGAAATCCAAGATGCTAGGCAAAGCACTTGTTTTGTCTCAAATGCTTTAGCTTACCATGATCACTCAAAGGAAATACACAGGTGGTCTTTGCCCTCCCCGCAGTCATCTACTAAACAGTGGCTATAGTTTATATACAGATGTAATTTTTTGGGATATAATGCCATTAGTTTTATGCACATCTTTGTATTCTGACACTTAAATTTGGAAACTCTGTGGCATCTCATACAAACTGATCCAGTTGGCATTAAACTTGTCTCATGAGTGCCCTGCAGTAGTCCAGCTTATCTAAACACATCTTCAGTAAAAATCAGGGTGCGGGTCGTGCTGCACTTCATAGAGAGACTAAAACCTTTGGGACATTCAGGTCATGCAGTAGGTGCTCCTTGGCTTATACGTCCGTCCACTATTTCTGAATCAGACCCAGATAGCTCAGCACAAGGCTCAATTTCaaagaggcttttaaaaagttaGCAAATGATACTCGCATTCTGTAATTCCGAGTACAAATAGAGTTATGGCTACAGTAGCCACAGGCAGTCCATTTCTGCAGTGTTATAGTGGTTGCTCTAAGACATATCATTAAGGCTGTTATCTGTTTcactgtgaaaacagaaaacaccaagCAACTGCAGCGCTATCAAAACCAGTAATTAATTTGTGggaagaaacaacatttttaaaaacccatcTCGTTCAGATATCAACATGGATTGAAgcataaaaaccacaaaaataatttctaggtcctaatttctgtttcactgaAGCACTCAAAAGTTGAAAAACAACTTTTGTGAGAGTACTCTTCAGTAATTTGGTACTGATTTACAGCTTTATTAGGAGCTTCAGACAAGACAGAGCCtccagcaggagcaggctggcTCTGATGCCGTACGGGAGAACGGGACTGGAGGTGTTTGCCTGGGGCCTCTCTCCATCCTGCTCTTGTCTCCAGTTCCCCAGCGCGAGTGAGAGCTTCCACAAACAGCGTGTAAATCTGCGTCCCTTAACACATACCATCCAGATTTTACCCACAATAAATATTAAACCAGAGAAACCATAGGGTTTACTCACCTCATGTGCTAACATTTTATACAGTTCTTCTTTAGTCACAGAAATTCTCTCTCTGTCTGTGCTGTCCACGACAACTATcacaaactttaaaaagtgaaaagataATTAGTCAGAGAACAAATCCTATCTTTCTTGCCACACACTTGTCAGCAGAGCAGATTACTGTTCCCATCGCATTATCCAGACACTCAGCCGATTATCAGAGCATCCTATTCCAGACACACTTCCCCCAGTACTGGTACGGTTTACAATTTATGccatggtttgtttttaaaggtagCTCTGACACATCTTTTAACTTTTCGTTTTACGTTTGCAAGTGAAAAAATTTACATTGAAGCGTTTCTCTGTAATTGCAGatctctttttgttctttgcatAGCATAACTGAGGTAGGACACAGATCCCTCAAAGAATATGTGGCAGCCTTAAAAAGGTAAATCGTATCAGCATTCCCCTCTACTTTACATACTAACATGCAGATAGATATTTGCaagggattttaaaaaacccataaGCTCCACACTTCAAGAGTGTCCATGCAGATACACATCACAGCATCTTTTAGGGGAAGCACAGGAGAACAAAGTTAATGattataaaaaataacttttttttaaagccacatTTGATAACACGTCAGTAACCTTGACTCATATCATTATTTTAATCAAGTTCATATATGTGCTGCAACTTCATTGCTAAAGAGTTCTGAAAATTTTTGTGGGTGCTTAAGTAAATTAAGTTGCtcctggaatcacagaatcattttggttgaagaCCTTTAAATCATTGAGCCCAACTGTGCTGGGATTATGGGATATTGCCAGATAGAACTCCCATAGTCTTGGAGGGAAACTTTAGGGCTTTCAGCCTTAGTTCTGAGGGGTTAAGACAGGTTTTAAAGTACCTGCTACAGAGACAGAGCGCTCATGGTCCACAAAAGGGGACACGGAAACATAGGGATCTGCAACACCAAGACACATGGAAGCAGAGCCTCAGACAGAGAATCCTCTCAAATAAGTTGTTTTTAATTGTAACTCCATATGACGCACCTtacatacaaaatataaaagtgAATTACACCACGTCTTCCAGCCAAGCGCTCACCTCGGTGTTCGTGTAGTAGGTGTTCCAGGAAGAGCGCAGAGATTCCTGCCCTCCGATATCCCACATCAGAAAGCGCGTGTTGTTCACCACGATCTCCTCCACGTTGCTCCCGATGGTGGGTGAGGTGTGCACCACTTCGTTCatggagctgcaaagagagcaACTCGGTGAGGTGCTGCAAAAATGGCCCACTTACTTGCGTTAATGAGCATTTTAGGACTCCAAATTGACCTACTTCTATAAAAACTAAAGTTGACGGTTATCCCGAGGTCGCAAGCTTGGGGGGAGAATTATAGCAAACACTCCTTATGCAGCAAATAGAGTTTGATGGTTTGATGGtggaaggcaaacaaaaataaataaaaatagcaataaaaaagGACTCGGTGAActatataataataaaattatagaGTTGAGAGAGCATTAATGAACAAAACTATATTCTAATTAATTAAATCATAAAGCTGAGAGAATATTTGCTTCAGAAGCTGTTTTAAGcagtcagcttttctttttccaggctGACTTTGGCACGCAGGGGAGAGAGCAGTTGTTTTGCTTCAAGAATGTGGTTAAGCCACAAGATTTCCAAAgttgcagaaaaacaacaagTCATCATCCAGCGCCACCAGACATACTACATCTCGGTCTCGTTCCAGTATAGGCCACTAAGGATGTACTTTTTTCACAATTCAGTCACTTTATGCCCaacctttcttctctctcccttcagCACAGCCCAATAACTATATTTTGGGGACAAATGtagacattaaatatttttaaagtaatcacATATTTTAGAGATACTGAGTGCAGCTTTGTCATTAAGACAACCAGTCTCGTATCAATAGTGATAAACAAATGTGTACTCTGGGTACTCCTAAAGTTCTAATTATTTAAACTCTATGGTATGGGATCcgcaaaaaatttaaaagcagcttcAAGGAAAACGTCAACCATTTTCAGAGAacttagttgtttttttctgctgataatcctgatatattttttcatttcttatgaAAGCTTTTTGAAGGCTTAGCAGAACTTTTAGTTACAGTGACAGCAATTTGAGACTTGTAACAGTGCTAGAGTATTTTTTGAAGAGGATATAGAGAACCAAGGAGATAAAGGGACAGTCCAGTGTTCTGAAAAGGAATCCCGGTCACCCAGTGTCTTAGCAGCATATAACAAGAAACCTTCTCACCACACACATTTGAGGGAGGCTatagaagggaaagagaaggattAGAAGGAAGAACCATAAAATCAAGTTAAGGATAAGAATGATATAAGATGATGCCTGTGGctgatttcatatttaaataacaGGTTTTAGCAGAGCTCTTTTAATGCTTGGAAGAGACATATCCTGGATCCCACTTCCTTGGCTGAACCTGCAGCCTTTCACATTCCAGCTGTTGGCACCTTGCAGTTTGCAATATGACAGCTGgattcttccctcctccccactgaACCAAGGTGAGCGTGGAGCCTAATGGCATTTCTAGACACCTGATCACAAAATCCTACTGCTACCTGCAGGCAGGAAGGAGACACGAGTCCgagaacaggaagaaatgaaGTGTCTGTGGAGCTGCTGTGATCTGTTAGAACAATCACCGCTCCACCATGTGCTGTGACCATCCATGACAAACTAACAGCCAGTGCACTAACCAACACTAGTCATCCTGCTGGCTATCTCTGCCCGTCTCTAATGAAAACGGTTAAACATATTCACTCATGCTCAGAACACTGATCTGCCATGAAGAAATggtaagagaaagaaatgggcCATGCAAAGATGGAAGTGGGGTTGAAGGAGAAGTCGAGGAGGATGCACACGGAGCTCTGCCAAAGCAGCGAACGGGGAAGGGGAATACAAGAATAGAGGAGGGGAAGTCCTGTGGAGCTAAAAAGGGtataaagaaaaaggagacaTACAGAGATTCACTGTaccacagggaaaagaaaacactgagacTGCAGAAATAAGAAGATGAGAAGAATCATGAGACGCTTGTAGAGGAAGTGGAAAGAGGCAGCACTAAAATGCACCGAGGACAGCCCTCAGCTGCGGCCGTTACTAGCCTTAAAAAATACTCTTCATTCtgttatgctttttaaaatctctcaCTCCTGATCTACATAACGACAtccagcttcatttttttcactttctctgcAGAGTGTGCTAGGACATAAGTGGCTGGAAACGCTACACaagtttcacatttcacaaaggcagaagcagatCATGATTTTACAAAACTCAAACATATTTTAAGTGTAGGATTGGACCAGTATGGCCATATCACTTAACAGTAACGATTTCTGATACTGACTCAGGAACACTTCCTAATACCAGACTACTACACGAGAGAAATCGCAAATCTGTTTCTATTACGAAGAGACCTTGAGTCGCCTGTCCCACCTAGAAGCTGCTGAGTTGTGGACAAATTTGTACCTTTTTATCAAAATGCAGTGGACGACCACAGATATGAAGCACATACAACTTTCACGTAAACCAGCAGCAAGGTTAACGCAAGACAAACAAGTCAGTGCCGCTATTTATGAAAggcagaagctgcaggagaGCCTGGACTGCCATCAGCCCAGAGCCGTGTTGTCCTGGGTTCGGCCAGCGCtcagccttcctccctcctcctcatcccCGACCACAAGTGACATGAAGGAGCATCTCGGCACACAGGACACGAGTCATGGCAGGGAGAGGTCAGGCTTCGCTCTTTGCTACTCACAGAACAACTTTTTTAGTATTTCCATGCTGCGGCATGGATCGGTTTAGCAGCGCTGTCCTGTGGCTAACCCTCAATCTAATCATATTTTATGGAGCTGGCAAACAGCCTACACAGTAACACCAAAGACAATCGAGATTAAGTGGTAATAGCAATGTAATCTGATAAATAAAAGCTCGGAACAAAACCTTATTCATATGCCAGGCAAAATACAGACCTTTTCAAACTCTAAACACATGCTTTAACCCACTGTAACCTATCCTGTAATCTTCAGCTCAACGCTCTCAGAGGGAAAACTAACAAGGAACGCAGCGACAAGTCAGAGTAATATATGCAACGCACACCTTGAAATACAAGAAACGTCACCTGCAATTCATACTTACAATTGATAAAGAATCGTGGTTTTTCCTGCATTATCCAGACCCACAATGATCACTTTgtgctctgaaatgaaaatatcaccAGTAAGTCACATAGTTAACTTTGCTATCATGATAATAACTGTGCTACAAAACAAGGTTAGTGTTGCTTTTGAGGCTGATTTCCTAAGCAAAGACTGCCCAGCTTCAGGTGCCACATTTCATGGCCCGTACCTAGAAGTTCGTCTGTCTGTGCACGTGTACAATTCTGTGGACTGTCCTGAGTAGGCAACTGTCAATTTTTCCCCATCTGCACATCTACAGGAACAATTTCTGAGGGATTACACgcggattttttttccttctctgaactgcCAGAGCAATCTCATGCTGGGATCCTTTCCCAAGCTTCCACACATTTTTGCAGATGATAACAGACTGTACTCTCTGTTCCCCCCAACTGCAGCCATTCTCCAGGGCACACACTTACACACGTTAAATGTTCATTTCCAAGGCCATACTTTTATTACGGCCTGCAACATCTTGATCTCTTTGCAAAGAGCTGTTCAAAACCACAACGCTGACTTGCACTGTAAGCAGGGTGATCCACTTGTCCCCCTCAGTGTCCTCTTTAACTTTCCACAGGTTTGGAACCCGGAGAACAGATTTGCCTACAAATACTTTACCCAATTTAGTTTTAGATGAACCAACGAGTACTGCACAAAACTACTCTGACACATATGCAGGCGCATTTTGGTGCTCAGTGCCAGAATCAATTATTGTTTCTATTTAGCACCTTCTTTCCTATACATCACAAAATTGAATTTGAATTCTACAGCTGGTGTTGTCAAGCACATTCAAATTTATGATTTGCAGGACAAGTGAGCACTGCCTTCTCTCAGCCGCATTACACAACTTTTACTTGCACAGAGAACCTTGGCTTTGACAGAGCTATTCTTGCCAGTAAAAATTTTGTGAGAAGGggtttccttctccccttccccagtGGTCCACACGGGCAATAAAAAGCCATTGTAAACCTGCCCAAGCTTCAGACAACCAGAGATCAATTCATTCTGTTAGCAAAGCACACTGGCATTGATTTAGCAGAGGAGAGGGGGGCGGGGAGGCAGGGGTCAGGTAAGTGGGGTTTCTTGACTTTGATTTTATCAATATTGTGTGGTTTTGCAGAGTTGTCTTATATACCATCAAATATAAATTCCAGCTTTAATAACTTTGCATAACTGCACAATATTGTAAACATATCAGCTTACCTGACCCCCCATAACTAGGAACTTTTGTTGCTGGTGGGATGTTGCCAGCATAGTGATGTTAGGGAACCAGCTGGAACAGCAGGTCTGGGCTGGATGCTAcaagacaaaaatgttttgttggATTCGCACCAGGCGTTAATGGGCATATAACTGGGACATTCAACATGCATGTGTGAGCGTAGCTGAGTTCActcaaaatcaaatttaaaagaCCTTATAAACACAGATGAGAGCGTCAGCATGTGTTTTATAGTTTAAGTTACAATTCTCCTTAAAGCCTTACTGTAAGGAGACAGGCGTTACAAATCTGAAGTTATTTATAACATTCGCTCCACAAACGAGCAATTTTGCCAGATATGGAAGTTTATCAAATAAAACCATCAATAAAGCGTGCTCTTGCAGACGATAAGATGGAACTACACACCACAATGCAACACGGCTCTATTCTTTCGGCACACGTTAATAAACTAACACACACCAGCAAACGAGCTTTCCGATGactcagaagaggaaaagaaaaaaaaaggtttaaaccCCCAACTTTTCTGGCTTTTCAGCTTggccccccggctccccccgcggGCCAGGGCTGAGGAGGAGCCGCCACTCGCCCTCCCGCCCCGGGGGCCGAAGCCGAACCGGTTTCCAAGGGCGCTTCACCCGCCTCGGCCGCACCGAGCAGCGATCGCCCTCAGGCCCGGCCCCTCGCACATCCCCGGGCCGCCGCTTCCACCCCCTTCCCGCTCACCCTGATGGTTGAACAGCCTCCATATCCTAGTGAAGAGGatccccatcctcagctccgGGCCTCGCCGTCTCCTCAGCGCCTAACCGCGGGGTTAAACCCGCTCAAAGCCCGGCCCAGCGCCCGGTTTGCCGCCTGGGGCCTCGCCGGGCCTGCTCACGGGCGGACATCGCCGCCAACGCCGCCGCTCACCCCCGGTTCCCTCTCCTCAGCGGAGAGGGGAGAGCGACGAGCCGCCGACCCCGCGGCCACCGTAGGGACGGGGGAAGGCGGGAGCGGCCGCGTCGCTGTGACGAGATGAGGGCGGAGCCGCCGCCATTACGCGGCTCCTGTCTCAGCGAGCGGGCagtcgccgccgccgcccgggccaCTCGACTTTGTCCCTATAATCACCTcatagtttgtttttaaagcaccCAGGCTCCCCAAAGATAAATTTCTCTGACCAAAcctgaggtgtttttttttttaaaaatcacgtAATAAAGCGTACACGCCGCAGTGTAATAGGCTGCAGACACGGATTGTGGGTGAGGTTGTTAGTGACACGTTAGTTTAACGGTTGGACCCGATCTTGGGGGTCTCTTCCCAC includes these proteins:
- the ARL5A gene encoding ADP-ribosylation factor-like protein 5A isoform X1 — its product is MGILFTRIWRLFNHQEHKVIIVGLDNAGKTTILYQFSMNEVVHTSPTIGSNVEEIVVNNTRFLMWDIGGQESLRSSWNTYYTNTEFVIVVVDSTDRERISVTKEELYKMLAHEDLKKAGLLIFANKQDVKECMTVAEISQFLKLTSIKDHQWHIQACCALTGEGLCQGLEWMMSRLKIR
- the ARL5A gene encoding ADP-ribosylation factor-like protein 5A isoform X2 encodes the protein MNEVVHTSPTIGSNVEEIVVNNTRFLMWDIGGQESLRSSWNTYYTNTEFVIVVVDSTDRERISVTKEELYKMLAHEDLKKAGLLIFANKQDVKECMTVAEISQFLKLTSIKDHQWHIQACCALTGEGLCQGLEWMMSRLKIR